In the genome of Balneola sp., one region contains:
- a CDS encoding 4Fe-4S ferredoxin produces MKNLKLSERLGLVSYRNQAKSEIKPHIIVDTDICNSGCPHKCTTWVCPANCYTMDDNQQVHFQVEDCIECGTCMYACDQGAVDWNFPDPEIGRGVNWNFG; encoded by the coding sequence ATGAAAAATCTAAAATTATCTGAACGACTCGGACTTGTTAGCTATCGCAACCAGGCTAAATCAGAAATTAAACCTCACATTATTGTTGATACCGATATTTGTAACTCGGGATGTCCTCATAAATGTACTACCTGGGTCTGCCCTGCCAATTGCTATACCATGGATGACAACCAACAAGTTCATTTCCAGGTTGAAGATTGCATCGAATGTGGAACGTGTATGTATGCATGTGACCAGGGAGCCGTAGACTGGAATTTTCCAGACCCGGAAATTGGCCGTGGTGTGAACTGGAACTTTGGGTGA
- a CDS encoding acyl-CoA dehydrogenase has product MDTLLEQSLSFDLTEDQKMIRDSIKEFVERTVAPTVMERDNSKEFPMEIVKELGEMGMLGIYHPEQYGGAGFDTLSFCLVLEEIARWDASLALTVASHTSLGTGHIAIAGNHDQKLKYMPDLCSGEHLGAWCLTEPGSGSDSSGMKTTAVRDGDHYIINGSKIFITQGSVGDIYIVLAKTNPEMGTKGISAFIVEADREGITPGPGMHKLGMNSSDTTEVVLENVKVPAENLLGEEGKGFYDTMKVLDGGRVGIAALSVGIARGALEESLRYSQERKQFGKPIGNNQYIEGKLVDMATEIDAARLLVWRAATLKDQGKPYTTEASMAKLFASELSVKASLEAVQIHGGYGYTKEYHVERFLRDSKLMTIGEGTSEVQRLIIARELKKTLS; this is encoded by the coding sequence ATGGACACATTATTAGAACAAAGCCTTTCATTTGATCTTACTGAAGATCAAAAAATGATTCGTGATAGTATTAAAGAATTTGTAGAGAGAACGGTAGCTCCAACTGTAATGGAGCGAGACAATAGCAAAGAATTCCCAATGGAGATAGTGAAGGAATTGGGAGAAATGGGAATGCTTGGTATCTATCATCCTGAACAATATGGAGGCGCCGGTTTTGATACTCTAAGTTTCTGCCTGGTATTAGAAGAAATTGCACGTTGGGATGCTTCTCTTGCTTTAACTGTAGCTTCTCATACCTCCTTAGGAACCGGTCATATCGCTATTGCAGGAAATCATGACCAAAAACTGAAGTACATGCCGGATTTATGTTCAGGTGAGCATTTAGGAGCCTGGTGTTTAACCGAACCAGGATCAGGAAGCGACTCTTCCGGAATGAAAACTACCGCTGTACGAGATGGTGATCACTACATCATCAATGGTTCAAAGATTTTTATCACTCAAGGCTCAGTAGGTGATATTTATATTGTGCTTGCCAAAACAAACCCGGAAATGGGAACCAAAGGAATCAGTGCTTTTATAGTAGAAGCCGATCGGGAAGGAATTACTCCGGGACCGGGTATGCATAAATTAGGCATGAACTCTTCGGATACCACTGAAGTAGTTCTTGAAAATGTGAAAGTGCCTGCGGAAAACCTACTCGGAGAAGAAGGCAAAGGCTTCTATGACACCATGAAAGTATTAGATGGTGGTCGTGTTGGAATCGCTGCACTTTCTGTCGGAATTGCCCGAGGAGCCCTGGAAGAATCATTAAGATACTCCCAGGAAAGAAAGCAATTCGGCAAACCCATTGGCAATAACCAGTACATTGAGGGAAAGCTGGTAGATATGGCCACTGAAATTGATGCCGCAAGACTCCTGGTTTGGAGAGCCGCCACATTGAAAGATCAGGGTAAGCCTTACACTACCGAAGCTTCAATGGCTAAGCTTTTCGCTTCAGAATTATCTGTAAAAGCTTCGCTAGAAGCTGTACAGATTCATGGAGGCTATGGATACACCAAAGAATACCATGTAGAGCGTTTCTTACGAGATTCCAAGCTTATGACTATTGGCGAGGGTACTTCAGAAGTTCAGCGCTTAATTATTGCCAGAGAGCTTAAAAAGACGCTTTCGTAA
- a CDS encoding acyl-CoA dehydrogenase: protein MSKNLFNIDDPFLFESELNEEDRLIMETARDYAQANLEPRALKGNTDEFFDREIAREMGEMGLLGVNIPEEYGGGGASYTAYGLVAREVERVDSGYRSFMSVQSSLVMYPISIFGTEEQKHRFIPKLASGEIIGCFGLTEPDHGSDPGSMVTTAVKVDGGWKMNGAKMWITNSPIADVAVVWAKAKESKNDEGVIRGFLLEKGMKGFSAPHTKYKMSLRASETGELVFDDVFVPDENVFPEIKGLKGPFMCLNSARYGISWGTIGAAEFCYQKARQYVLDRKQFGKPLAANQLIQTKLANMLTDITAMQMLALRLGKLKDEGRDHPSMTSLAKRNNCGKALEIARIARDMHGGNGITGDYRIIHHMMNLESVNTYEGTYDIHGLILGREITGIQSFTPKG from the coding sequence ATGTCAAAAAACCTTTTCAACATCGACGACCCTTTTCTTTTTGAATCAGAATTAAATGAAGAGGACAGGCTGATCATGGAAACTGCCCGAGATTATGCCCAAGCTAATCTTGAGCCCAGGGCACTTAAAGGAAACACCGATGAGTTTTTCGATAGAGAAATAGCCAGAGAAATGGGCGAAATGGGGCTACTGGGAGTGAATATCCCGGAAGAATACGGTGGAGGTGGAGCCAGCTACACTGCTTATGGCTTAGTAGCGCGTGAAGTGGAACGGGTTGATTCCGGCTATCGATCCTTCATGAGTGTACAATCCTCGTTGGTGATGTACCCCATTTCCATTTTTGGTACCGAAGAACAAAAGCACCGCTTTATTCCAAAACTAGCTTCTGGAGAAATCATTGGTTGTTTCGGGCTTACCGAACCTGATCATGGTTCTGATCCGGGATCTATGGTTACAACCGCGGTAAAAGTTGATGGCGGCTGGAAAATGAATGGCGCCAAAATGTGGATCACCAACTCCCCTATTGCTGATGTTGCCGTAGTATGGGCTAAGGCCAAAGAATCGAAAAACGATGAAGGGGTAATTCGAGGCTTCCTTCTTGAAAAAGGAATGAAGGGCTTCTCTGCTCCTCATACCAAATACAAAATGAGCCTCCGTGCTTCTGAAACCGGAGAGCTGGTATTCGATGATGTATTTGTTCCTGATGAAAATGTATTCCCGGAAATCAAGGGACTTAAAGGTCCATTTATGTGCCTGAACAGTGCGCGATATGGAATTTCCTGGGGAACCATTGGCGCTGCAGAATTCTGCTATCAAAAAGCACGACAATATGTATTAGACCGTAAGCAATTTGGAAAACCATTAGCTGCTAACCAGCTTATCCAAACCAAACTGGCCAATATGCTTACCGATATCACAGCAATGCAGATGCTGGCCCTTCGTCTTGGTAAATTAAAAGATGAAGGAAGAGACCACCCTTCCATGACTTCGCTAGCCAAACGCAATAATTGTGGTAAAGCGTTGGAAATTGCACGCATCGCCAGAGATATGCATGGTGGTAATGGTATTACCGGTGATTATCGAATCATCCACCACATGATGAACCTGGAATCGGTGAATACTTATGAAGGTACTTACGATATCCATGGGTTGATTCTAGGAAGAGAGATCACCGGGATTCAATCGTTTACTCCAAAAGGCTAG
- a CDS encoding cytochrome C: MLQKILLGLLGVFLIMQIFQIDRTNPESDPALDLMNIHNPPAEVATILKTACYDCHSDKTVYPWYTYVQPVGWWVKDHVDHGKSHLNFSTFGEYPPRRADHKLEEGVEYTLNEEMPLPSYTWGHADARLTDEQRETLADWFESLRPIVYPDSLNGSDS, from the coding sequence ATGCTTCAAAAAATCCTTTTAGGCCTTCTTGGCGTTTTCCTTATTATGCAAATCTTTCAAATCGATAGAACTAACCCGGAATCTGATCCGGCTTTAGATTTAATGAATATCCACAACCCACCTGCTGAAGTGGCTACCATTCTTAAAACAGCATGTTATGATTGTCACTCTGATAAAACCGTATATCCATGGTATACCTATGTACAGCCTGTGGGATGGTGGGTGAAAGACCATGTGGACCATGGGAAGTCACATTTGAACTTTTCCACTTTTGGGGAATATCCTCCAAGAAGAGCTGACCATAAACTGGAGGAAGGTGTAGAATATACCCTGAATGAAGAAATGCCTCTCCCCTCTTATACCTGGGGACATGCCGATGCCCGGCTTACAGATGAGCAACGAGAAACCCTGGCTGACTGGTTTGAATCCCTTCGTCCCATCGTATATCCTGATAGTTTAAATGGGAGCGACTCTTAA
- a CDS encoding uracil-DNA glycosylase family protein: MEQLLKNIAQCRVCEEFLPLEPRPVVQASPTSKILIIGQAPGTKVHESGIPWDDPSGDRLRSWMNISKEIFYDPSVIALVPMGFCYPGKGKSGDLPPRPECAPLWHQLLLDSMPEIRLTLLFGTYAQSYYLKDRMKNTLSETVKSFREYLPEYLPMPHPSPRNNIWLKKNPWFEEEVIPWLRRSISSSL; encoded by the coding sequence TTGGAGCAGCTTCTAAAGAATATAGCGCAATGCCGGGTTTGTGAAGAATTTCTTCCCTTAGAACCCCGGCCAGTTGTTCAGGCTTCGCCAACAAGTAAGATATTAATTATCGGCCAGGCGCCGGGGACTAAAGTCCATGAATCCGGAATTCCATGGGATGATCCCAGTGGCGATAGGCTGCGTTCGTGGATGAATATTTCGAAAGAAATTTTTTATGACCCTTCTGTAATAGCCTTAGTACCTATGGGTTTTTGTTATCCGGGAAAAGGAAAGTCTGGTGACCTTCCTCCTCGTCCGGAATGTGCTCCTCTATGGCATCAATTGTTACTGGATTCAATGCCTGAGATCAGGCTTACTCTGCTTTTTGGAACTTATGCCCAATCCTACTATCTCAAAGACAGGATGAAGAATACATTATCTGAGACGGTTAAAAGCTTTAGGGAATACCTTCCTGAATATTTACCTATGCCCCATCCATCCCCTCGTAATAACATTTGGCTAAAGAAAAATCCCTGGTTCGAGGAAGAGGTGATTCCCTGGTTAAGAAGATCAATTAGCTCCTCTTTGTAG
- a CDS encoding cytochrome-c peroxidase has translation MRPYKNLFLALIFLFVACEEASNNSVAEEEILETEEAAVLDQYLNLPDQAYNYADPDLPAFFNQNDNEEQDNTPNNNPVTDWGATLGRVLFYDVNLSANNTISCASCHVQEDGFSDPNQFSEGFEGGLTGRNSMGLSSAAFYENGNFFWDERAGTLEEQVLLPIQDAIEMGLTLEEMVVKVSAQEYYPILFTRTFGDDEITSNRISLALSQFVRSMVSYQSKYDVGRAQVNDSEDDFPNFTDLENLGKRVFFSNNTDCSNCHTSDHFVGDEARNNGLDAVLTDLGLGEITGRNQDNGKFKTNSLKNIELTAPYMHDGRFATLEEVVEHYDSGIQNSPNLDNRLSNRNGTPVRMNLSNQEKAALVAFMKTLTDTELITDEKFSNPFRDN, from the coding sequence ATGAGACCCTATAAAAATTTATTCCTCGCCCTAATTTTTTTATTTGTTGCCTGTGAAGAAGCTTCAAATAACTCTGTAGCAGAAGAAGAAATTTTAGAAACTGAAGAGGCGGCAGTTCTGGATCAATATCTAAACTTACCCGACCAAGCATACAACTATGCCGATCCAGATCTGCCCGCTTTCTTCAATCAAAATGACAATGAAGAACAGGACAATACTCCCAATAACAATCCGGTAACAGATTGGGGTGCCACTTTAGGAAGAGTTCTTTTTTATGATGTAAACCTATCTGCAAATAATACCATCTCCTGTGCTTCCTGTCATGTTCAGGAAGATGGTTTTTCAGATCCTAACCAGTTTAGTGAAGGTTTTGAAGGTGGACTAACGGGTAGGAATTCAATGGGATTATCCAGTGCAGCGTTCTATGAAAATGGGAACTTCTTTTGGGATGAACGTGCTGGCACGTTGGAAGAACAGGTTCTATTGCCTATTCAGGATGCGATTGAAATGGGTCTTACTCTTGAAGAAATGGTGGTAAAAGTATCTGCACAGGAGTACTACCCTATTCTATTTACCCGGACTTTTGGTGATGATGAGATTACTTCAAACCGGATTTCTTTAGCTCTTTCTCAGTTTGTTCGATCAATGGTTTCTTACCAATCTAAATATGATGTTGGACGAGCTCAGGTGAATGACTCTGAGGATGATTTTCCCAACTTTACTGATCTTGAAAACTTAGGAAAACGTGTTTTCTTTTCAAACAATACTGATTGCTCTAATTGTCATACTTCTGATCACTTTGTTGGGGATGAGGCCAGAAACAATGGACTGGATGCAGTGTTAACCGATCTTGGACTCGGAGAAATAACGGGAAGAAATCAGGACAATGGGAAGTTCAAAACCAATTCCCTTAAAAATATTGAGTTAACCGCTCCTTACATGCATGATGGCAGGTTCGCAACCCTTGAGGAAGTAGTTGAACATTATGACTCGGGTATACAGAACAGTCCTAACCTGGATAACAGACTTAGCAATAGAAACGGAACGCCTGTACGAATGAACTTATCCAACCAGGAAAAAGCAGCTCTTGTTGCTTTCATGAAAACCTTAACTGATACAGAACTTATTACTGACGAGAAATTCTCAAATCCATTTAGAGACAATTAA
- a CDS encoding alpha/beta fold hydrolase — protein sequence MSITKNIVRCLFVFFFLIGALSESSFAQDVTRTNITFNNGRFTLHGELVVPDTATNAPVLVFLVGSGPNSSHRTIYKDFVQENLEQLFLNEGVALLYFDKRGVGKSEGKWQRTNLYERASDAKAAVDFLKTQGRIDSSRIGVIGHSQGGWVAQIMGDRYRDELKLIASLAAPTYDIKLKLTNEYYSKYLCEGKPDNEAFDKASKKSISDINWVTWFPVRKAWRQLRELSNFNPEPHLLELNLPAFFAFAENDFYVYPGWAIGAINDSFSQDIPENISLQIIPAANHDFRIATMCVSDEEASSEPYSEYFQQVFKTWILENL from the coding sequence ATGAGCATAACTAAGAATATCGTTCGTTGCCTTTTTGTATTCTTTTTCTTGATTGGTGCTTTATCTGAAAGCTCTTTTGCACAAGATGTAACCAGGACGAATATTACTTTTAATAATGGCCGATTCACTCTACATGGTGAGCTAGTAGTTCCTGATACTGCAACCAATGCTCCAGTATTGGTCTTCCTGGTAGGCTCAGGTCCTAATTCTTCGCATCGAACTATCTATAAAGACTTTGTACAGGAAAACCTCGAACAACTTTTTCTAAACGAAGGAGTAGCGCTCCTCTATTTTGATAAGCGAGGAGTTGGTAAATCAGAAGGTAAGTGGCAACGAACCAATTTATATGAGCGGGCATCTGATGCTAAAGCCGCTGTAGACTTTCTAAAAACACAGGGGAGAATCGACTCATCCAGAATTGGAGTAATAGGTCACAGTCAAGGGGGCTGGGTCGCTCAAATTATGGGAGATCGTTACCGGGATGAACTTAAACTTATCGCCTCTTTAGCTGCTCCTACCTATGATATCAAACTCAAGCTCACCAATGAGTATTACAGTAAATACCTGTGTGAAGGAAAACCCGATAATGAAGCTTTTGATAAGGCTAGTAAAAAGTCCATTTCTGATATCAATTGGGTTACTTGGTTTCCTGTGAGAAAAGCATGGAGACAACTGAGAGAATTAAGCAACTTTAATCCGGAGCCCCACCTTCTTGAACTTAATTTACCAGCTTTCTTTGCTTTTGCAGAAAATGATTTTTACGTCTACCCGGGATGGGCCATTGGAGCCATTAATGATAGCTTTAGCCAGGATATCCCTGAGAATATCAGTCTCCAAATCATACCCGCTGCTAATCATGATTTTAGGATAGCTACTATGTGTGTGTCTGATGAGGAAGCCTCCTCAGAGCCTTATTCAGAATATTTTCAGCAGGTTTTTAAAACCTGGATTTTAGAGAATCTCTAA
- a CDS encoding DUF1080 domain-containing protein produces MKTLVSQLLMFVFITPCLFAFQAQVPEATELYVDLKKVTPGVGTSAPSDAIVLFDGSDLSKWQSLKQGLGASMDGMKDIIPTLKADGDGEVAPWLIENGEMVVKPGTGNIETRQGFGDIQLHIEWLAPEDEGKSGQLYSNSGVFFMGMYEVQVLNSYENPTYNNGQASSVYKQHIPLVNASKPVGEWQEYDIIFMAPKFSDKGTLVSPARITVFHNGVLVQNNVELLGPTCYIGTPYYVAHEAKLPIALQDHGDPMRFRNIWVREL; encoded by the coding sequence ATGAAAACACTTGTTAGCCAACTTTTAATGTTTGTTTTTATTACTCCATGTTTATTTGCCTTCCAAGCTCAGGTTCCCGAAGCTACTGAGTTATATGTTGATTTAAAGAAAGTCACTCCCGGGGTAGGGACTAGCGCTCCTTCTGATGCTATTGTGCTTTTTGATGGAAGTGACTTATCTAAATGGCAAAGTTTAAAGCAAGGCCTTGGTGCAAGTATGGATGGTATGAAGGATATCATACCTACCCTTAAAGCAGATGGAGATGGTGAGGTTGCTCCATGGTTGATTGAGAATGGGGAGATGGTGGTGAAGCCAGGAACAGGAAACATAGAGACCCGTCAAGGCTTCGGAGACATACAACTTCATATTGAGTGGTTGGCTCCTGAAGATGAAGGAAAAAGTGGACAGCTTTATAGTAATAGTGGAGTATTTTTCATGGGTATGTATGAAGTTCAGGTCCTAAATTCATATGAAAACCCAACCTATAACAACGGACAGGCGAGTTCTGTCTATAAGCAGCATATCCCTCTTGTAAATGCTTCAAAACCCGTAGGTGAGTGGCAAGAGTATGATATCATCTTTATGGCACCTAAATTTTCAGATAAAGGTACGCTAGTATCTCCTGCACGCATCACTGTGTTTCATAATGGAGTATTGGTACAGAATAATGTAGAGTTACTCGGGCCAACCTGCTATATAGGCACTCCATATTATGTAGCTCATGAAGCTAAACTACCGATAGCTTTACAGGATCATGGAGACCCTATGCGTTTTAGAAATATTTGGGTAAGAGAACTTTAG
- a CDS encoding CDP-alcohol phosphatidyltransferase family protein, whose translation MISIYELKPRFQKLLNPVLKAFNRVGITANQITLSSILLSAIIGILFSYSPKYNWLMLAVPVGLFLRMALNALDGMMARTYDQQSKIGEALNEIGDVLSDLFIYFPLLLFFDEAQLLIVVFLCLSILNEFSGILSKTISGERRYDGPMGKSDRAFIISCIALLIFFEINLLPFQMWIFSIINLLILVSTFKRLKAGIS comes from the coding sequence ATGATCTCCATTTATGAATTAAAACCGAGATTTCAAAAACTACTTAATCCTGTTCTGAAAGCATTTAATAGGGTTGGTATTACAGCTAATCAAATAACACTTTCTTCTATTTTATTATCTGCCATCATTGGAATTCTTTTCTCGTATTCACCCAAATATAATTGGTTAATGCTCGCTGTACCTGTTGGTTTATTTTTACGAATGGCATTAAATGCGTTGGACGGAATGATGGCTAGAACTTATGATCAACAATCTAAAATAGGTGAAGCTTTAAATGAGATTGGAGACGTATTATCCGATCTGTTCATTTACTTCCCTCTGCTTCTTTTTTTTGACGAAGCTCAGCTTTTAATCGTTGTTTTCTTATGTCTCTCGATATTGAATGAATTTTCAGGAATACTATCAAAAACAATTTCAGGAGAACGAAGATATGATGGTCCAATGGGTAAAAGTGATAGAGCATTTATTATTAGCTGCATTGCCTTACTCATTTTTTTTGAGATCAATCTTCTCCCTTTTCAAATGTGGATATTTTCAATCATAAACTTGCTAATATTAGTAAGCACTTTTAAACGACTAAAAGCAGGGATTTCCTGA
- a CDS encoding phosphatidate cytidylyltransferase, protein MDKIFALDSIFSNELLIVVALILGLLVVVSIAFWVIGHLKPSLDLSELKARTKSWWVMSIVFLLATMVVNEISYVAIAFLSFVAFRELYSILDFRNSDRNAVLWAYLAIPIQYFLAYIGWYGAFIIFIPVVMFLLLPLRLVLKGDTKGIVESMSKLQFTVMLSIFGISHMAYFISLPEIDGFLSGGRGLLLFLVFLTEINDVLQFTFGKIFGKHKIIPSISPNKTWEGFLGGLISTTVIGYFLSFLTPLSGFYAAFASFLIAFAGFSGDIVLSSIKRDIGIKDTSDTIPGHGGILDRIDSLSYTAPVFFHFIYYLAY, encoded by the coding sequence ATGGACAAGATATTTGCACTCGATAGTATTTTTTCAAATGAACTATTAATCGTAGTTGCTTTAATCTTAGGACTATTGGTAGTGGTAAGCATCGCTTTTTGGGTTATTGGTCATTTGAAACCAAGCCTTGACCTTTCTGAGCTAAAAGCGCGTACTAAGTCTTGGTGGGTTATGAGTATTGTGTTCCTGCTAGCTACTATGGTAGTAAATGAAATCTCCTATGTAGCCATTGCTTTCCTGTCCTTTGTTGCCTTTCGAGAGCTCTACTCTATTTTGGATTTCAGAAACTCTGATAGAAATGCTGTGCTATGGGCATATCTCGCTATTCCTATACAGTATTTCCTCGCTTATATAGGCTGGTATGGAGCCTTCATCATCTTTATACCTGTCGTCATGTTCTTATTGCTTCCATTGCGTCTTGTACTTAAAGGAGATACAAAAGGAATTGTGGAATCCATGTCCAAACTTCAATTCACAGTGATGCTTTCAATATTTGGAATAAGTCACATGGCCTATTTCATATCCTTACCTGAAATCGATGGATTTTTATCTGGAGGACGTGGGCTACTCCTCTTTTTAGTTTTCCTTACAGAGATTAATGATGTTCTTCAATTTACGTTTGGTAAGATTTTTGGGAAGCATAAAATTATCCCTTCAATTAGCCCAAATAAGACTTGGGAAGGATTTTTGGGTGGACTAATAAGTACCACTGTTATTGGCTATTTCCTGAGTTTTCTAACTCCTCTAAGTGGTTTTTATGCAGCTTTTGCGAGTTTTCTCATAGCCTTTGCCGGGTTCTCTGGAGACATCGTTCTATCAAGTATCAAAAGAGATATCGGGATAAAAGATACTTCAGATACTATTCCAGGTCACGGAGGAATACTTGATAGAATTGACTCGCTCTCCTACACGGCTCCTGTTTTCTTTCATTTTATCTACTATTTAGCCTATTGA
- a CDS encoding 1-acyl-sn-glycerol-3-phosphate acyltransferase, with the protein MRKIVLILIWCVLVKWFLRAIVGIKTKNSEALKKESQFVIIANHNSHLDTVSILSSIPPKRIHTVKPVAAGDYFGKTRFLGFLSNYFLNTLLISRKNIRSETSGNPIDKMIEELDKGNSLILFPEGTRGEPEVMSKFKRGIGVLLEKRPDIKYLPAYMKGMGKTLPKGERILVPFNSVLLFGEPKKAQHVNSKEIIQEIEQEILNLKDSFN; encoded by the coding sequence ATGCGAAAGATCGTATTGATTTTAATCTGGTGCGTACTCGTAAAGTGGTTTCTAAGAGCAATTGTAGGGATAAAAACCAAAAACTCGGAAGCTCTTAAAAAAGAATCTCAATTTGTAATCATTGCTAATCATAATAGTCATCTCGATACCGTAAGCATCCTTTCTTCAATACCCCCCAAAAGAATTCATACTGTGAAACCAGTTGCTGCAGGCGATTATTTTGGAAAGACTCGTTTTTTGGGTTTCCTCAGTAATTACTTCCTGAATACTCTCCTTATAAGCAGAAAAAATATTCGTTCAGAGACATCAGGAAACCCCATCGATAAAATGATAGAGGAACTTGATAAAGGCAACTCACTTATCCTTTTTCCTGAAGGAACAAGGGGCGAGCCTGAAGTAATGTCTAAATTCAAGCGAGGCATAGGAGTACTGTTAGAAAAAAGACCTGATATCAAATACCTACCCGCTTATATGAAAGGCATGGGTAAGACTTTACCGAAAGGCGAGCGAATTTTAGTCCCATTTAATAGTGTTCTTTTATTCGGAGAACCTAAAAAAGCTCAGCACGTTAACTCAAAAGAGATAATCCAAGAAATTGAGCAGGAGATTCTAAATCTGAAGGACTCATTCAATTAA
- a CDS encoding peptidylprolyl isomerase — MASLLRDSLIIEDSEYYVIEDFLTRFKLPEDIEVYQAITSVLKDRFEDDAQALIDSLAALGNSALNQTLRNQGWEIEEGAAPSTVFRKPDWRRLTKLGISPVLILETNKGDILIQMDVLTAPATISGMDSLVTARVYNRVPFHRVIPNFVIQGGDIETQDGFGGPDYVVPTEGSATHYFRGKVGIASAGTDTEGSQFFVMHDWMPHLTGRYTIIGEVIEGMEVVDRIVRGDYIEKAYWQVSLIE, encoded by the coding sequence ATGGCTTCATTATTGAGGGACTCGCTCATTATCGAAGATTCAGAGTACTACGTTATCGAAGACTTTCTCACCCGGTTTAAACTTCCGGAAGATATAGAAGTATATCAGGCAATTACATCTGTTCTAAAAGATCGTTTTGAGGATGATGCACAAGCTCTAATAGATTCCTTGGCTGCATTAGGTAATAGTGCACTGAATCAGACGCTTAGAAATCAAGGATGGGAAATTGAAGAGGGTGCAGCTCCAAGTACTGTATTTAGGAAACCCGACTGGAGGCGCTTAACCAAATTAGGTATCTCTCCCGTTTTAATTCTTGAAACGAATAAGGGAGATATCTTAATCCAGATGGATGTTCTCACTGCTCCGGCTACTATATCAGGAATGGATAGTCTGGTTACAGCAAGAGTCTATAACAGGGTACCCTTTCATAGGGTAATACCAAATTTTGTAATTCAGGGTGGAGATATAGAGACTCAGGATGGTTTTGGCGGACCTGATTATGTGGTGCCAACTGAAGGAAGTGCAACTCACTATTTCAGGGGTAAAGTAGGTATTGCTAGTGCCGGCACCGATACAGAAGGAAGTCAGTTTTTTGTTATGCACGATTGGATGCCCCACTTAACAGGAAGATATACCATCATTGGAGAAGTGATTGAAGGAATGGAAGTGGTAGATCGAATTGTACGAGGGGATTACATAGAAAAAGCCTACTGGCAGGTTTCTTTAATTGAATGA
- a CDS encoding repressor LexA, which produces MDNAHLTRKQQEFFSFIVDYKKEYDVWPTYREIAEHFGYRSPNSVTQNIQALLKKGFLVKKNDEEYDLPGDKKSLLAENNDYEGIPVRGLIAAGYLQEAVEADLGSITMSTLFPNLDKLFALRVSGFSMKNVDIYDGDFVLLMDTKLNSGEIGAVLYNGETSLKRIFWDENGLRLEAANEAYDDIYIDPDVFEEVKIIGKYIGHVNRQGFHRAPSKVA; this is translated from the coding sequence ATGGATAATGCGCATTTAACGAGAAAACAACAGGAATTTTTTTCATTCATTGTTGACTATAAGAAAGAGTATGATGTTTGGCCTACTTATAGAGAGATAGCCGAACATTTTGGATATCGATCTCCAAATAGTGTCACCCAAAATATTCAGGCACTTCTTAAAAAAGGATTTCTGGTCAAAAAAAATGATGAGGAATATGATCTTCCAGGTGATAAAAAAAGTTTACTGGCTGAAAACAACGACTATGAGGGTATTCCTGTTCGTGGTTTAATTGCTGCCGGTTATTTACAAGAAGCTGTTGAAGCCGATTTAGGAAGCATAACTATGTCCACGTTATTCCCAAATCTTGATAAACTTTTTGCCCTTCGAGTATCCGGTTTCAGCATGAAGAATGTTGATATATATGATGGCGACTTTGTACTCCTTATGGATACAAAGCTCAATAGCGGAGAAATTGGAGCAGTACTTTATAATGGAGAAACTTCACTAAAAAGAATTTTCTGGGATGAAAACGGGCTTCGACTGGAAGCCGCTAATGAAGCATATGATGATATATACATAGATCCAGATGTATTCGAAGAAGTTAAAATCATCGGCAAATACATCGGGCATGTAAACAGACAGGGTTTTCATAGAGCCCCATCTAAAGTAGCTTAG